Proteins co-encoded in one Rhodococcus sp. PAMC28707 genomic window:
- a CDS encoding hemophore-related protein, producing MSTTKVATVLGATAVGALLFGGVASATPAETVVNTPCSFSQIVAATYAQSAEEGAALAASPMAGSFAAFLAAPAWQRQAILASQPVIVDRVNAFFGGPGSGLARTVFASCVDY from the coding sequence TTGTCCACAACCAAGGTCGCAACCGTGCTCGGTGCTACTGCTGTCGGTGCTCTGCTATTCGGCGGCGTCGCCTCGGCCACACCCGCCGAGACCGTGGTCAACACTCCGTGCTCGTTCTCGCAGATCGTCGCCGCCACGTACGCACAGTCCGCAGAAGAGGGAGCAGCACTCGCCGCGTCACCGATGGCGGGAAGTTTCGCGGCATTCCTGGCCGCACCAGCATGGCAGCGCCAAGCGATTCTTGCCTCGCAGCCGGTAATCGTCGACAGGGTCAACGCATTCTTCGGAGGACCCGGTTCCGGTCTCGCTCGTACGGTCTTTGCTTCCTGCGTCGATTACTGA
- a CDS encoding NDMA-dependent alcohol dehydrogenase: MKTKGAVLWGLNEPWSVEEIEIGDPRAGEVQIRMEAAGMCHSDHHIVTGATPMPSFPVMGGHEGSGVVIKTGPEVKTLKEGDHVVLSFIPSCGHCPACANGHQNLCDLGMGLLSGMAISDGTYRIQARGQDVIPMCLLGTFSPYMTVHETQAIKIDEHIPFEVASLVGCGVPTGWGSAVNVAKVTPGDTVAIIGVGGVGMSALQGAVQSGATKIIAIDPVQFKRDQALKFGATHVFASAAEALMPMMELTWGLMADKTIITVGEITGEDIEAALLLTAKAGRCVVTAMGRMEDMDVKLNLFLFTMLQKDLQGAIFGGGNPRHDIPLLLKMYKSGQLNLDDMVTKTYALDDINTGYQDMLEGKNIRGVIKFTDADR; this comes from the coding sequence ATGAAAACCAAAGGCGCTGTGCTGTGGGGCCTCAACGAGCCATGGTCGGTAGAAGAAATCGAGATCGGTGACCCAAGGGCCGGTGAGGTTCAGATCCGCATGGAAGCTGCGGGAATGTGCCACTCCGATCACCACATCGTGACCGGTGCGACGCCGATGCCGTCGTTCCCGGTGATGGGTGGACACGAGGGGTCCGGTGTCGTCATCAAGACCGGCCCCGAGGTGAAAACATTGAAGGAGGGAGACCACGTCGTGCTCTCCTTCATCCCCTCATGTGGACATTGTCCGGCGTGCGCCAATGGTCACCAGAACCTCTGTGACCTCGGAATGGGCCTGCTCAGCGGAATGGCTATCAGCGACGGCACTTACCGCATTCAGGCTCGCGGGCAGGACGTGATCCCGATGTGCTTGCTGGGGACCTTCTCTCCGTACATGACCGTGCACGAGACCCAGGCCATCAAAATCGACGAACATATCCCGTTCGAGGTCGCATCTTTGGTCGGTTGCGGGGTGCCGACGGGTTGGGGATCGGCGGTCAATGTCGCCAAGGTAACCCCCGGAGACACCGTCGCGATCATCGGTGTCGGTGGAGTGGGTATGAGTGCCCTTCAGGGTGCTGTGCAATCCGGCGCGACCAAGATTATCGCGATCGATCCGGTTCAGTTCAAACGAGATCAGGCACTCAAATTCGGAGCCACCCACGTATTCGCTAGCGCAGCAGAAGCTTTGATGCCGATGATGGAGCTGACCTGGGGGCTGATGGCGGACAAGACCATCATCACCGTCGGTGAGATCACTGGCGAAGATATCGAGGCTGCATTGTTGCTGACAGCCAAGGCGGGCCGCTGCGTCGTCACTGCAATGGGCCGCATGGAGGACATGGACGTCAAGCTGAACTTGTTCTTGTTCACGATGCTCCAGAAGGACCTGCAGGGCGCGATATTCGGCGGTGGCAATCCTCGTCACGACATCCCATTGTTGTTGAAGATGTACAAGAGTGGCCAGCTCAACCTCGACGATATGGTCACCAAAACCTACGCGCTGGACGACATCAACACCGGCTACCAGGACATGCTCGAAGGGAAGAACATTCGCGGCGTCATCAAGTTCACCGACGCCGACCGGTAG
- a CDS encoding serine hydrolase domain-containing protein → MHSLDLIAGWPVDNASAAVVSTEGVSEQYGDLDRVYELASVTKLLVAYAALVAVEEEAIDLDQQAGPEGSTVRHLLAHSSGLAFGENKVQAAPGTKRIYSSVGFELLAALIESESGIAFDDYLAEAVFAPLGMTASTLDGPAGHGARSTVRDLSAFASELLSPTLLSESTFVSAVSVQFDGLNGILPGYGSQRPNDWGLGFELRDGKAPHWTGQRNSTRTFGHFGQSGTFLWVDPDVGMATVVLTDLAFGEWAKPLWTELSDEVLDNNPR, encoded by the coding sequence GTGCACTCCTTGGATTTGATCGCTGGTTGGCCCGTCGACAATGCATCCGCAGCGGTGGTGTCGACGGAAGGTGTGAGCGAGCAGTACGGCGATCTCGATCGCGTGTACGAGCTAGCGTCCGTCACCAAACTTCTGGTGGCCTACGCGGCACTCGTCGCAGTCGAAGAAGAAGCAATCGATCTCGATCAGCAAGCGGGCCCCGAGGGTTCGACCGTCCGTCATCTTCTCGCGCACAGTTCGGGGCTTGCCTTCGGTGAGAACAAGGTACAAGCAGCCCCCGGGACCAAGCGCATCTACTCGAGCGTCGGTTTCGAGTTGCTTGCCGCCCTGATCGAGTCCGAATCCGGAATCGCGTTCGACGACTATCTCGCCGAGGCCGTGTTCGCGCCGCTCGGCATGACCGCCTCGACGCTCGATGGACCCGCCGGTCACGGTGCGCGCTCGACAGTGCGCGATCTATCGGCATTCGCATCCGAACTCTTGTCGCCGACCCTACTGTCGGAGTCGACTTTCGTATCCGCGGTCAGCGTGCAATTCGACGGCCTCAACGGCATTCTCCCCGGCTACGGATCTCAACGGCCGAACGATTGGGGCCTGGGATTCGAACTCCGCGACGGTAAAGCACCTCATTGGACAGGACAACGGAATTCGACCCGAACGTTCGGCCACTTCGGACAGTCCGGAACGTTCCTCTGGGTGGACCCCGACGTCGGAATGGCCACTGTCGTTCTCACGGATCTGGCCTTCGGCGAGTGGGCCAAACCATTGTGGACCGAGTTGTCCGATGAAGTTCTCGACAATAATCCCAGGTAG
- a CDS encoding DUF3145 domain-containing protein: MRALNQFADATSGVVYIHASPAALCPHVEWALSDALNCRANLKWSAQPAGAGQLRAASDWVGPVGTGAALAGILRTWQMLRFEVTEDASEGVDGERFAHVPGLGLWRGSTSANGDVILGEMRLKSMIEGNSGNLTAEIEHALGSAWDHALEPYRTGGAGAEVTWLSRNAG; encoded by the coding sequence ATGCGTGCATTGAATCAGTTCGCAGATGCCACGTCGGGTGTGGTGTACATACACGCATCACCTGCCGCGTTGTGCCCGCACGTCGAATGGGCACTATCCGACGCGCTGAACTGCCGTGCGAACCTCAAGTGGTCCGCGCAGCCGGCCGGCGCCGGGCAGCTGCGTGCTGCCAGTGACTGGGTCGGTCCCGTGGGTACGGGGGCTGCGCTAGCTGGAATTCTTCGGACATGGCAGATGCTGAGATTCGAGGTCACCGAGGACGCCAGCGAGGGCGTCGACGGCGAACGCTTTGCTCACGTGCCAGGTCTCGGACTCTGGCGTGGCTCGACGAGCGCGAACGGCGATGTGATCCTTGGCGAGATGCGACTCAAGTCGATGATCGAGGGAAATTCGGGAAACCTTACAGCCGAGATCGAACACGCCCTGGGCAGCGCCTGGGATCACGCGCTCGAACCGTACCGGACCGGGGGAGCCGGGGCCGAGGTCACCTGGCTCAGCCGCAATGCGGGATGA
- a CDS encoding cold shock domain-containing protein, with protein MLSTGKVIRFDEFKGYGFVAPDEGGEDVFIHVNDLDFDKRLLAPGVRVEYVAEHGDRGLKAGQVQIVDSAAPVQHRPAHPVAHVATASTGHEYDDVVCDVLARGDFSTELTEALLQANRGLTAEQVLDVREAVIRIAASHKWLEG; from the coding sequence ATGTTGTCGACAGGTAAAGTAATTCGCTTCGATGAGTTCAAGGGTTATGGGTTCGTTGCGCCCGACGAGGGTGGCGAGGATGTCTTCATTCATGTCAACGACCTCGACTTCGACAAGCGACTTCTCGCCCCCGGGGTTCGGGTCGAGTATGTCGCCGAGCATGGCGATCGAGGCCTCAAAGCAGGCCAGGTCCAGATAGTGGACTCTGCGGCGCCGGTTCAACATCGACCAGCGCACCCAGTTGCACACGTCGCGACAGCGTCGACCGGGCACGAATACGACGACGTCGTGTGCGACGTCCTTGCGCGCGGCGACTTCTCGACCGAATTGACCGAAGCTCTGCTTCAGGCGAACCGCGGACTCACCGCCGAGCAAGTGCTCGACGTGCGTGAGGCCGTCATTCGGATCGCCGCGTCACACAAGTGGCTCGAAGGCTGA
- a CDS encoding carboxyl transferase domain-containing protein yields MTILSPATRSHHATDPRDPVARLEKLFDAGTMVSLHDRDKSGLLAASGDIDGVHSVAYCSDATVMGGAMGVDGCKHIVSAIDIALERNAPIVGIWHSGGARLAEGVEALHAVGLVFEAMVRASGVVPQISVVLGFAAGGAAYGPALTDVVIMAPEGRVFVTGPDVVRSVTGEQVDMVSLGGPDTHHKKSGVCHIVADDELDALTRARRLVSMFSEQGTFDIAAAEHGDTDLKALLPESNRRAYDVHPVIDELLDNVEGESTFEEFQGGWARSIVIGLGRLSGRTVGVIANNPIRLGGCLNSESAEKAARFVRLCDAFGIPLVVVVDVPGYLPGVSMEWEGVVRRGAKLLHAFAEAKVPRVTLVTRKIYGGAYIAMNARALGATAVYAWPGSEVAVMGAKAAVGILHKKALAAAPEEEREALHDRLTVEHETIAGGVDRAVAIGVVDAVIEPAFTRSTIAKALAGAPAGRGNHKNIPL; encoded by the coding sequence ATGACCATCTTGTCCCCCGCCACTCGGTCCCACCACGCGACCGATCCCCGCGATCCGGTCGCGCGACTCGAGAAACTCTTCGACGCGGGGACGATGGTTTCGCTCCACGACCGTGACAAATCCGGTCTGCTGGCAGCTTCCGGTGACATCGACGGCGTTCACAGCGTTGCGTACTGCTCCGACGCCACCGTCATGGGCGGCGCAATGGGTGTCGATGGATGCAAGCACATTGTCTCGGCCATCGATATCGCACTCGAACGAAACGCTCCCATCGTGGGAATCTGGCATTCCGGCGGAGCCCGACTCGCTGAGGGCGTCGAAGCTCTGCATGCAGTCGGGCTCGTGTTCGAGGCCATGGTTCGCGCCTCCGGGGTTGTCCCTCAGATCTCCGTCGTCCTCGGCTTCGCTGCCGGCGGCGCCGCGTACGGCCCAGCCCTCACCGACGTCGTCATCATGGCTCCCGAGGGACGCGTATTCGTCACCGGCCCCGATGTCGTGCGCAGTGTGACGGGCGAGCAGGTGGACATGGTGTCGCTCGGCGGACCGGATACGCACCACAAGAAGTCCGGCGTCTGCCACATCGTCGCGGACGACGAGCTCGACGCCCTAACGCGCGCCCGTCGACTCGTCTCCATGTTCAGCGAGCAGGGCACATTCGACATCGCCGCCGCTGAACACGGTGACACTGACCTCAAAGCACTACTGCCCGAGTCGAATCGGCGCGCCTACGACGTACATCCGGTCATCGATGAGCTTCTCGACAACGTCGAAGGCGAGTCTACGTTCGAGGAATTCCAGGGCGGCTGGGCTCGTAGCATCGTCATCGGTCTTGGTCGCCTCAGTGGCCGGACCGTCGGCGTGATCGCCAACAATCCGATTCGCCTCGGCGGGTGCCTCAACTCCGAAAGCGCCGAGAAGGCAGCACGATTCGTCCGCCTGTGCGACGCGTTCGGCATCCCGCTCGTGGTTGTCGTCGACGTTCCCGGCTACTTGCCGGGCGTCAGCATGGAATGGGAGGGCGTCGTCCGTCGTGGCGCAAAGCTCCTGCACGCATTCGCCGAGGCCAAGGTTCCGCGAGTCACCCTGGTGACTCGCAAGATCTACGGCGGTGCGTACATCGCGATGAACGCCCGCGCCCTCGGCGCTACCGCGGTCTACGCCTGGCCTGGTTCCGAGGTCGCTGTCATGGGCGCCAAGGCTGCGGTTGGGATTCTGCACAAGAAGGCGTTGGCAGCTGCGCCCGAAGAAGAGCGCGAGGCGCTACACGATCGACTGACCGTGGAGCACGAAACCATCGCCGGTGGGGTCGATCGTGCCGTGGCCATCGGCGTCGTCGATGCGGTCATCGAGCCCGCCTTCACGCGTTCGACCATCGCAAAGGCGTTGGCCGGTGCGCCTGCAGGACGTGGCAACCACAAGAACATCCCGCTGTAA
- a CDS encoding KasA/KasB family beta-ketoacyl-ACP synthase: MTNPSTANGRFPNVVVTSLAATTSIAGDVDATWKGLLNGESGIGVLEDDFIAEYDLPVRIGGHLAVSPSSLLTRVEMRRLSYVEQLSTVLGREVWKNAGSPEVDPLRLAVSIGTGLGGGDSLIDAVDKLKTGGYRKVSPLAVQMVMPNGPAAVVGLELKAQAGVITPVSACSSGSEAIAHAWRMIVMGDADMVVTGGVEGFIDAVPIASFSMMRAMSTNNDNPKGASRPFDKDRDGFVFGEAGALMVIETEEHAKARGATIHARLLGAGITSDGFHLVAPDPEGTGAARAMSRAMQTAGLQKSDITHVNAHATATPVGDAAEAIAINKAVGNHAAIYAPKSALGHSIGAVGALESVLTVLAVREGIIPPTLNLDNQDPKIDLDVVKGEPRVGQIDYAINNSFGFGGHNVALAFGRA; this comes from the coding sequence ATGACCAACCCATCCACTGCCAACGGACGCTTCCCGAATGTCGTCGTCACCAGCCTTGCTGCGACCACGTCCATCGCGGGCGATGTCGACGCGACGTGGAAGGGTCTGCTGAACGGTGAGAGCGGCATTGGCGTACTCGAAGATGATTTCATCGCCGAGTACGACCTTCCCGTTCGAATCGGCGGACACCTCGCGGTGAGTCCGTCGAGCCTGCTCACGCGAGTGGAGATGCGGCGACTGAGCTATGTGGAGCAGCTTTCCACCGTGCTCGGCCGCGAGGTATGGAAGAACGCTGGCAGCCCCGAGGTGGATCCGCTCCGCCTCGCCGTTTCCATCGGCACCGGACTCGGCGGTGGTGACTCGCTCATCGATGCCGTCGACAAGCTCAAGACCGGTGGGTACCGCAAGGTTTCTCCACTCGCAGTTCAGATGGTCATGCCGAACGGCCCCGCAGCGGTGGTCGGTTTGGAACTCAAGGCACAGGCCGGAGTCATCACTCCGGTATCTGCGTGCTCTTCGGGATCGGAAGCCATCGCTCACGCGTGGCGAATGATCGTGATGGGCGACGCCGACATGGTTGTCACCGGTGGCGTCGAGGGATTCATCGATGCGGTGCCGATCGCGAGTTTCTCCATGATGCGCGCGATGAGCACCAACAACGACAATCCGAAGGGTGCGTCGCGGCCGTTCGACAAGGACCGGGACGGGTTCGTGTTCGGCGAGGCGGGTGCGCTCATGGTCATCGAGACCGAAGAGCATGCCAAAGCACGTGGAGCAACGATCCATGCACGTCTTCTCGGCGCCGGTATCACCTCGGACGGATTCCACCTCGTGGCACCCGATCCCGAAGGAACCGGAGCTGCTCGGGCGATGTCCCGGGCGATGCAAACCGCAGGACTGCAGAAGTCCGACATCACCCATGTGAACGCACACGCAACGGCAACTCCCGTCGGAGACGCTGCCGAGGCGATCGCGATCAACAAGGCTGTCGGAAACCATGCAGCAATCTACGCACCGAAATCAGCTCTCGGACATTCGATCGGCGCTGTCGGCGCCCTCGAGTCGGTGCTGACGGTGCTGGCAGTGCGCGAGGGAATCATCCCTCCCACACTGAATTTGGATAATCAGGATCCGAAGATCGATCTCGATGTCGTCAAGGGCGAGCCCCGCGTCGGACAGATCGACTACGCGATCAACAACTCGTTCGGATTCGGTGGGCACAACGTCGCGCTCGCCTTCGGTCGAGCTTGA
- the acpM gene encoding meromycolate extension acyl carrier protein AcpM, whose protein sequence is MASQEDLIAGLAEIIEEVTGIEPSEVTIDKSFVDDLDIDSLSMVEIAVQTEDKYGVKIPDEDLASLRTVGDAVAYIQKLEAENPDAAEAIKAKLDDSASE, encoded by the coding sequence GTGGCCAGCCAGGAAGACCTCATCGCCGGACTTGCAGAGATCATCGAGGAGGTCACGGGTATCGAGCCCTCCGAGGTGACCATCGACAAGTCCTTCGTGGACGACCTCGATATCGACTCGCTGTCGATGGTTGAGATCGCCGTTCAGACCGAAGACAAGTACGGCGTGAAGATCCCCGACGAAGACCTCGCAAGTCTGCGCACCGTCGGTGACGCAGTTGCGTACATCCAGAAGCTCGAAGCAGAGAACCCCGACGCTGCCGAAGCAATCAAGGCCAAGCTCGACGACTCCGCGAGCGAGTGA
- a CDS encoding ACP S-malonyltransferase: protein MIALLAPGQGSQTPGMLVPWLELPGAADRVALWSKASGLDLARLGTTATAEEITDTSVTQPLVVAAALLAFEEIAGQGLLQDDAIIAGHSVGELAAAAIAGVISADEAVTLAAVRGAEMAKACALEPTGMSAVLGGAESEVLARLEELGLEPANVNAVGQIVAAGLLTALAELAANPPEKARVRALPVAGAFHTRFMAPAQDAVATAAAAITPSQPTRTLLSNSDGKAVTSGADALTKLAAQVTKPVRWDLCTATLKELAVSSVVELPPSGALVGIAKREMRGTPNLGLKKPEDIAALA from the coding sequence GTGATTGCGTTGCTTGCGCCCGGACAGGGCTCCCAGACACCCGGCATGCTTGTGCCGTGGCTCGAACTACCCGGTGCCGCAGACCGCGTTGCTTTATGGTCCAAGGCGTCCGGACTCGACCTTGCTCGGCTGGGCACCACTGCCACAGCGGAGGAAATCACCGACACGTCGGTGACACAGCCACTGGTCGTCGCTGCCGCGCTCCTCGCTTTCGAGGAGATAGCCGGCCAGGGATTACTTCAAGATGACGCGATCATCGCCGGCCATTCGGTCGGCGAGCTCGCGGCCGCAGCGATAGCCGGGGTGATCTCGGCCGACGAGGCCGTCACACTGGCGGCCGTGCGCGGCGCTGAGATGGCCAAAGCCTGTGCACTCGAACCGACTGGGATGTCTGCGGTGCTCGGCGGCGCCGAGTCCGAGGTTCTGGCTCGTCTCGAAGAACTCGGTCTCGAACCGGCCAATGTCAACGCCGTCGGACAGATCGTGGCGGCCGGGTTGCTGACAGCATTGGCCGAACTCGCCGCCAACCCGCCGGAGAAGGCCCGCGTTCGCGCATTGCCCGTCGCCGGCGCCTTCCACACCCGCTTTATGGCACCGGCACAGGATGCGGTCGCAACGGCGGCAGCGGCGATCACGCCGTCGCAACCAACGCGGACTCTGCTCTCGAACTCCGACGGGAAAGCAGTCACCTCGGGCGCGGACGCGCTGACCAAGCTCGCCGCCCAGGTCACCAAACCTGTTCGATGGGATCTGTGCACTGCGACTTTGAAGGAGCTCGCGGTCTCGTCCGTCGTCGAATTACCACCGTCAGGCGCCCTCGTCGGAATTGCCAAGCGCGAGATGCGCGGTACTCCGAACCTCGGATTGAAAAAGCCCGAGGATATTGCGGCACTGGCCTAG